The window TCCGGAACGAGAACTTCTTTTAAAAGAACTGGATAAACAAAGTAATCAGGAAATAGAAATCCCATTGATTATTGGCGGAAAGGAAATATTTACAGGGAATACAGAAAACGTTGTATCTCCGCATAAGCACCAACATATAATTGCAAAATATCACAAAGCAAGGCCGGAAGATGTTAAGGCTGCCATTGAAGCAGCGCTTAATGCTAAAACAGAATGGATGGAAACTTCCTGGGTGGAACGTGCTTCGATAATGCTGAAAGCAGCCGAATTGATTTCGAAAAAATACCGTTACGTTTTAAATGCGGCTGCCATGCTTGGCCAGGGGAAAAATGCTTATCAGGCGGAAATTGATGCAGCCTGCGAAACCATCGATTTTTTGAGGTTTAACGTACATTTTGTTTCGCAGATATTCGAGAATCAACCGACCATTGGCCTTGATAATATCAACCGACTTGAATACCGTCCGCTCGAAGGATTTGTTTTCACCATTTCTCCTTTCAATTTTACCGCAATTGCGGCTAATTTAAATACATCGGTTGCTCTGATGGGAAATACAACGGTTTGGAAGCCTGCTACCACTTCATTACTATCAAGTTATTATTTAATGAAGATTTATAAAGAGGCCGGAATACCGGATGGGGTCATTAATTTTATTCCGGGTTCGGGAGCCATGATTGGCGACCTTGTATTAAAACACCGTGATTTGGCAGGCATCCATTTTACAGGTTCTACCGGTACTTTTAATGGACTTTGGAAAACGGTAGGGCAAAACCTTGAACTTTACAAATCGTACCCCAGATTGGTAGGCGAAACCGGTGGTAAAGACTTTATTTTTGCCCATAATTCAGCCTATCCGGAACAACTGGCTACAGCCATCGTGAGTGGTGCTTTTGAATATCAGGGACAAAAATGCTCGGCAGCTTCCAGAACCTATATTCCAAAATCCATTTGGGTGGAAACCAAAAAATTCATTCTGGAAAAAGTTTCAAAAATAAAACTCGGGGATGTTTCCGATCTGAATAATTTCATGAATGCCGTAATTGATGAAAAGTCTTACGAAAATATCATGGGTTATATCAATGATGCAAAAAAAGCACCCGATGCTAAAATATTGTTTGGTGGAAAGGGCGACAAAAGTGTTGGTTATTTCATTGAACCGACCATTATCGAAACTACCAATCCAAATTTTAAAACCATGCAGGAAGAAATTTTTGGGCCAGTAATGACTATTTTTATTTACGAAGATGATCAGTTTGAGCAAACTTTAAAAATTTGTGATGAAACTTCACCTTATGCGCTTACGGGTTCTATATTCTCAAATGATAAGTACGCTACGATTAAAGCATGCAGAATCCTTCGTTACGCAGCCGGAAATTTTTATTATAACGACAAACCCAGTGGTGCGGTGGTAGGATTACAACCCTTTGGCGGGGCCCGTGCTTCAGGCACAAATGATAAAGCAGGAAGCTATTTAAACTTACTTCGTTGGACAAGTCCCAGAACTGTAAAAGAAACC of the Bacteroidota bacterium genome contains:
- the pruA gene encoding L-glutamate gamma-semialdehyde dehydrogenase, which produces MNNAIFDFKEPKNEPIYTYLQGSPERELLLKELDKQSNQEIEIPLIIGGKEIFTGNTENVVSPHKHQHIIAKYHKARPEDVKAAIEAALNAKTEWMETSWVERASIMLKAAELISKKYRYVLNAAAMLGQGKNAYQAEIDAACETIDFLRFNVHFVSQIFENQPTIGLDNINRLEYRPLEGFVFTISPFNFTAIAANLNTSVALMGNTTVWKPATTSLLSSYYLMKIYKEAGIPDGVINFIPGSGAMIGDLVLKHRDLAGIHFTGSTGTFNGLWKTVGQNLELYKSYPRLVGETGGKDFIFAHNSAYPEQLATAIVSGAFEYQGQKCSAASRTYIPKSIWVETKKFILEKVSKIKLGDVSDLNNFMNAVIDEKSYENIMGYINDAKKAPDAKILFGGKGDKSVGYFIEPTIIETTNPNFKTMQEEIFGPVMTIFIYEDDQFEQTLKICDETSPYALTGSIFSNDKYATIKACRILRYAAGNFYYNDKPSGAVVGLQPFGGARASGTNDKAGSYLNLLRWTSPRTVKETLLPPTDIEYKYMKGFRF